From Halotia branconii CENA392, the proteins below share one genomic window:
- a CDS encoding glycosyltransferase family 2 protein encodes MAPLVSFILPCFNRANYLEKCVISVLNQTLTDLECLIIDDGSTDNTRQVSEDLVGRDSRVKYFYKENGGVSSARNLGINKSQGEWIQCLDPDDWIHEDKTRFQLNYLSNVAAENTIFYCDYERVYLDSNQNIIKRETNIISSLAKEKLIQRLLLPDFLADSPFPLLQQCLLMHRSVFNKKMFDEDLKALQDRDFTLDLLVAEVNFVYTPIVGTFYTKHESNRTNNWFYMKNYYTILYETVAKKHKNLITFCQPGITFLIKEAIKEKDKNSFDRLIKIFYPPFYLLNNNIKINHNILIKIIYLIRLIIPQSLLYEQYRGPRLKKIISMFSGIKKQTKAV; translated from the coding sequence ATGGCTCCATTAGTTTCATTTATTTTACCTTGCTTTAATCGAGCTAACTATTTAGAAAAGTGTGTTATAAGTGTTCTGAACCAAACATTAACTGATTTAGAATGTCTGATTATAGATGATGGTTCAACTGATAACACTCGTCAAGTAAGTGAAGATTTAGTGGGTAGAGATTCACGAGTCAAGTATTTTTATAAAGAAAATGGAGGAGTGTCATCTGCCAGAAATTTAGGTATTAATAAATCTCAAGGCGAGTGGATTCAATGCTTAGATCCTGATGATTGGATTCATGAAGATAAAACCAGATTTCAATTAAATTATTTAAGCAACGTCGCGGCAGAAAATACAATATTTTACTGCGATTATGAAAGAGTGTATTTAGATAGTAATCAGAATATTATTAAGCGAGAAACTAACATTATTTCCTCTCTAGCAAAAGAAAAATTGATACAACGCTTACTGCTGCCCGATTTTTTAGCAGATTCTCCATTTCCTTTGCTTCAGCAATGTTTATTAATGCACAGAAGCGTTTTCAATAAAAAAATGTTTGATGAGGATCTTAAAGCTCTACAAGATAGAGATTTTACATTAGATCTTTTAGTCGCAGAAGTTAATTTTGTATATACACCTATAGTAGGAACGTTTTATACAAAACATGAATCTAACAGAACTAATAATTGGTTTTACATGAAGAATTATTATACTATTTTATATGAAACAGTTGCTAAAAAGCATAAAAATTTGATTACTTTTTGCCAACCTGGGATTACTTTTTTAATCAAAGAAGCAATTAAAGAAAAAGATAAAAATAGTTTTGATAGACTTATAAAAATATTTTATCCTCCTTTTTATTTATTAAATAACAATATTAAAATTAATCATAATATTTTAATTAAAATTATTTACCTAATTAGACTAATTATTCCTCAATCTTTACTCTATGAACAATATAGAGGCCCACGGTTAAAAAAAATCATCTCTATGTTTTCTGGAATTAAAAAGCAAACAAAAGCTGTGTAA
- a CDS encoding glycosyltransferase family 4 protein, with amino-acid sequence MKTKVSLVVSDLSGGGAIRAFLLGQVLNKLNYQVEIVGLLFGKELYAIPPANISVISINGKKYPEFFLAAQKVLNKLDGDIIYAVKPKPTSFGLSLIKKFGSSRPVILDMDDWELSWYGGDDWKYRPNLKQLYRDLFKKDGALRFPDHPLYLKWMESLVNRANAITIDTQFLQERFGGVYVPNGKDTAMFDPHKYDADESRKRYGLSDYRVLMFPGAPRPHKGVEDVLIALDQLNQPDLRLVIVGGSPYDNYDDRLIQKWGHWIIKLPKCPVETMPDVVAAAHIVVVPQRDNLTARAQFPLKLTDGMAMAKPVLSTRVGDIPEILGDTGYLVEPVAPEQIAEQINLIFKNLDLANERGQKARERCLEKYSVEAMASTLELLISQL; translated from the coding sequence ATGAAAACTAAAGTTTCGTTAGTTGTAAGTGATTTATCTGGAGGAGGTGCAATTCGAGCGTTTTTATTAGGTCAAGTCTTAAACAAGCTGAATTATCAAGTAGAGATTGTAGGATTATTATTCGGTAAAGAACTCTATGCGATTCCTCCGGCTAACATCTCGGTTATTTCCATTAATGGCAAAAAATATCCTGAGTTTTTTCTAGCAGCTCAAAAAGTTTTAAATAAGTTAGATGGAGATATTATTTATGCAGTAAAACCTAAGCCTACAAGTTTTGGTTTATCTTTAATTAAAAAATTCGGTAGCAGTCGTCCTGTAATTTTAGATATGGATGATTGGGAACTCAGTTGGTATGGAGGTGATGACTGGAAATATCGCCCCAATTTGAAGCAATTATATAGAGATCTCTTTAAAAAAGATGGTGCATTAAGATTTCCCGATCATCCGCTTTATCTTAAGTGGATGGAAAGTTTAGTAAATCGTGCCAATGCCATCACAATAGATACTCAATTTTTGCAAGAACGCTTTGGTGGTGTTTACGTACCTAATGGTAAAGATACTGCCATGTTTGATCCCCATAAATATGATGCTGATGAAAGTAGAAAGCGTTATGGTCTTTCTGATTATCGAGTTTTGATGTTTCCTGGCGCACCACGACCACATAAAGGAGTTGAAGATGTTTTAATAGCTTTAGATCAGTTAAATCAGCCAGATTTAAGATTAGTAATTGTCGGTGGTAGTCCTTATGATAATTATGACGATCGCCTGATTCAAAAATGGGGACATTGGATTATCAAATTACCCAAATGTCCTGTAGAAACTATGCCTGATGTAGTAGCAGCGGCTCATATTGTAGTTGTTCCTCAGCGAGATAATTTGACTGCTCGCGCCCAATTTCCGTTAAAGTTGACAGATGGGATGGCAATGGCTAAACCTGTATTATCAACGCGAGTTGGAGATATCCCCGAAATTTTAGGCGATACTGGTTATTTAGTTGAACCTGTTGCACCCGAACAAATTGCTGAACAAATTAATTTGATATTTAAAAATTTAGATTTAGCTAACGAACGAGGTCAAAAAGCTAGAGAAAGATGTCTAGAAAAATATAGTGTAGAGGCGATGGCTTCTACCTTAGAGTTATTAATTTCTCAGCTGTAA